The proteins below are encoded in one region of Alistipes communis:
- a CDS encoding FecR family protein: MDKHNRDLLIRALKGTLDTASRREFDLWVSNADNLRIYENALRIWDDTQRRAAAYTPDRDRLWEQLQSRIGVSGSPQPTERPAPKRRWVPILRTAAAVAAGVVVTLFAVRPDAALTPSPARQEFCAFGGKSLAHLADGSTVWLQSGSTLACDGSFGAESRNVKLRGEGFFDIAKDPERPFTVEVEGLRIRVHGTKFNVNTSLEDRTVAVSLVEGSVALDSGKGEQRQLYPGEIARYNTATQKLDIRRGNVELESCWAAGKLVFERQSLGEICRYLSRWYDIRIDISPALARNYAYTFTITDEPLEAILRIMSRINPIVYTFSDNRSVSISEVE, translated from the coding sequence ATGGACAAACATAACAGGGATCTTCTGATCCGTGCGCTGAAAGGCACGCTGGACACCGCATCGCGCCGCGAATTCGACCTGTGGGTCTCGAATGCGGACAACCTCCGCATCTACGAAAACGCCCTCCGCATATGGGACGACACACAGCGCCGCGCCGCAGCTTACACTCCCGACCGCGATCGGCTCTGGGAACAGTTGCAGTCACGTATCGGAGTTTCCGGATCGCCGCAGCCTACGGAACGGCCCGCGCCGAAACGCCGTTGGGTGCCGATACTTCGCACGGCGGCTGCCGTCGCCGCGGGCGTCGTCGTCACGCTCTTCGCAGTCCGTCCCGACGCCGCCCTCACACCGAGTCCGGCCCGACAGGAGTTCTGCGCCTTCGGCGGTAAATCGCTGGCACACCTGGCCGACGGTTCGACCGTATGGCTTCAAAGCGGCTCGACGCTTGCCTGCGACGGCTCCTTCGGCGCCGAAAGCCGCAACGTAAAGCTTCGCGGAGAGGGATTTTTCGACATTGCCAAAGATCCCGAACGCCCCTTCACGGTCGAAGTGGAAGGGTTGCGCATACGGGTTCACGGCACCAAATTCAACGTGAACACCTCGCTCGAAGACCGGACCGTCGCCGTATCGCTCGTAGAGGGTTCGGTGGCCCTCGACTCCGGCAAAGGCGAACAGCGCCAGCTGTACCCCGGTGAAATCGCCCGCTACAACACCGCCACACAAAAGCTGGACATCCGTCGCGGCAACGTGGAGCTGGAATCCTGCTGGGCCGCGGGCAAACTGGTCTTCGAGCGGCAGTCGCTGGGCGAAATCTGCCGCTACCTGTCTCGCTGGTACGACATCCGGATCGACATCTCTCCGGCACTCGCCCGCAACTACGCCTACACGTTCACCATTACCGACGAACCGCTCGAAGCGATTCTGCGCATCATGAGCCGCATCAATCCGATCGTCTACACCTTCTCGGACAACCGCTCGGTGTCCATCTCCGAGGTAGAATAA
- a CDS encoding PcfK-like family protein produces MKGTDHFKRTIYMYLEQRAEEDALFAKKYRNPAKNMDECVTHILNYVQKSGCNGFTDGEIFGQAIHYYEENEIEVGKPMDCQVVVNHVVKLTAEEKAEARQNAVRKYQEEELRKLQNRHRPSARKENQPQPSLFDLGL; encoded by the coding sequence ATGAAAGGAACAGACCATTTCAAGAGAACGATATATATGTACTTGGAACAGCGTGCGGAGGAAGATGCGCTATTTGCAAAGAAGTACCGCAACCCTGCCAAGAACATGGACGAGTGCGTGACCCACATTCTGAACTATGTGCAGAAAAGCGGTTGCAACGGTTTCACGGACGGAGAAATATTCGGGCAAGCCATCCACTACTATGAGGAAAACGAGATAGAGGTGGGCAAACCGATGGACTGCCAAGTGGTTGTGAACCACGTTGTGAAACTCACGGCAGAGGAAAAGGCGGAGGCACGTCAGAACGCTGTCCGCAAATACCAAGAGGAGGAACTCCGCAAGTTGCAGAACCGCCACAGACCGTCAGCGAGAAAAGAAAACCAACCCCAACCCTCATTATTTGATTTAGGCTTATGA
- a CDS encoding TonB-dependent receptor: MKHFRLFAILLLLVCKWTTVAHGQTQEPAINIEFTDIPLSEAISRIEKSSKYTFFYDAKQTDLTLRVSLHAKQLPISAALRQMLAPTGLDFTISERQIALIPAARKAPAGSRTITGTVNDSHELPLAGVAVTLEGDNTRGTVSGNNGSFTITVPDADAVLSFTYLGYISKKVSVPVSQNSLEVFLAEDAVRMEDVVVVGYGTQKKVNLTGAITTVDDTQLANRSAPSVAHMLQGAVPGLTISTSSGRPGNSADLNIRGITSINGGSPLVLIDGAEGDLMKLNPNDVASISVIKDASAAAIYGARAAYGVVLVTTKEGDDSDKTRVSYSGRWGWNSPTTSTDYETRGYYSVYVNDLFWHADAGTNYTNYTEQDMMELWARRNDKVENPERPWVKIDQRDGRDTYVYYANFDWYHYLFKDEHPSTSHSVSLSGGNSKVKYMLSGNYYSEEGLFRQDPDRLQRINFRSKISFDINKWLKISNNTSYYNYQYYYPGPSGVNTAFSLGTVHALASMMPYNPDGTSVYYTSLSKYSIMDGLPTIMNKGGHYNKDKTDNMSTTTELTWTPVKGLEIKGNFTYMFNTQHNLNRQVNTEYSQYPGEVQTLSTGSRFQDKLYEKTMMHNYYQANVYATYAHTWNEKHNFKAMAGFNWETKYLKDVSATGYNLLSETLMDLNLVGQDADGNERMEVGGGQNEYALMGFFGRLNYDYKGKYLVEVSGRYDGTSRFKRGHRWGFFPSFSLGWRISEEPFFEGIREKFNNFKIRYSYGQLGNQNVGYYDYIRKISIGNQNYLFGGDKPTTATISAPVASNLSWETSIHNNLGVDMSFLNNRLAFSADFYIRDTKDMLTSGVALPSVYGADSPKMNSADLRTKGYELSLSWRDEFQLLRRPFTYSVTVTFNDYVTDITKYDNPDRTFAKSYYEGMRWGEIWGYRIGGLFATDAEAAGYAVDQTAVNNRINAAAGSERGLHAGDLKFLDLDGDNVISIGKNTVDDPGDREIIGNSQPRFHYGTTLSMSWAGIDFSIFFQGIGRRHWYPKANTIAFWGPYARPYASWIPKDFHEMYWSEENPDAYFPRPRGYVALSGTNRELTAVNDRYMQNIRYCRLKNLTIGYTLPKKWTRKVLIENLRVYFTGENLATWSPIHSDYIDPEMAAMNDEMRTYPWQKTYMFGVDVTF, translated from the coding sequence ATGAAACATTTTAGACTCTTCGCAATTCTATTGCTGCTCGTCTGCAAATGGACAACGGTTGCACATGGCCAGACGCAGGAGCCGGCGATCAACATAGAGTTCACCGACATACCCCTTTCGGAAGCCATATCGCGCATCGAGAAGAGCAGCAAATACACGTTTTTCTACGACGCCAAACAGACCGATCTGACCCTGCGCGTCAGCCTTCACGCCAAACAGCTGCCGATCTCCGCCGCCCTGCGCCAGATGCTCGCCCCGACGGGTCTCGACTTCACGATATCCGAACGCCAGATCGCCCTGATTCCCGCGGCACGCAAGGCTCCGGCCGGATCGCGCACGATCACCGGTACGGTCAACGACTCCCACGAACTGCCGTTGGCCGGCGTCGCCGTCACGCTGGAGGGCGATAATACCCGCGGCACCGTTTCCGGGAACAACGGCAGTTTCACCATCACCGTTCCCGACGCCGATGCGGTGCTCAGCTTCACCTACTTGGGCTACATCTCCAAGAAAGTCTCGGTGCCCGTCTCGCAGAACAGTCTCGAGGTATTCCTCGCAGAAGACGCCGTGAGGATGGAGGACGTCGTAGTAGTAGGTTACGGCACCCAGAAGAAGGTCAATCTGACGGGAGCCATCACCACGGTGGACGACACGCAGCTTGCAAACCGTTCGGCGCCGTCCGTAGCCCACATGCTTCAAGGTGCGGTTCCGGGTCTGACGATCTCGACCTCGTCGGGCCGTCCGGGCAACTCGGCCGACCTGAACATCCGCGGTATCACCTCGATCAACGGCGGTTCGCCGCTCGTGCTGATCGACGGCGCCGAAGGCGACCTGATGAAACTCAACCCCAACGACGTGGCCTCGATCTCGGTGATCAAGGATGCCTCGGCCGCCGCCATCTACGGCGCACGCGCGGCTTACGGCGTCGTACTGGTGACTACCAAGGAGGGCGACGATTCGGACAAAACCCGCGTGTCGTACAGCGGACGCTGGGGGTGGAATTCCCCCACCACCTCGACCGATTACGAGACCCGCGGCTACTATTCGGTGTACGTCAACGACCTGTTCTGGCATGCCGATGCAGGTACCAACTACACCAACTATACCGAGCAGGACATGATGGAATTATGGGCCCGCCGCAACGACAAGGTCGAAAATCCCGAACGTCCGTGGGTGAAGATCGACCAGCGCGACGGCCGCGACACATATGTCTATTACGCCAACTTCGACTGGTACCACTACCTGTTCAAGGACGAGCATCCCAGCACGAGCCACAGCGTCTCGCTGTCGGGCGGCAACTCGAAGGTGAAGTACATGCTTTCGGGCAACTATTACAGCGAAGAGGGACTCTTCCGTCAGGACCCCGACCGCTTGCAGCGGATCAACTTCCGTTCGAAAATTTCGTTCGACATCAACAAGTGGCTAAAAATCAGCAATAACACCAGCTACTACAACTACCAGTACTACTACCCCGGCCCCAGCGGAGTCAATACAGCCTTCTCGCTCGGCACGGTACACGCACTGGCCTCGATGATGCCCTATAACCCCGACGGCACGAGCGTCTACTACACCTCGCTGTCGAAATACTCGATCATGGACGGCCTGCCCACGATCATGAACAAGGGCGGCCACTACAACAAGGACAAGACCGACAACATGTCGACCACCACGGAGCTGACGTGGACCCCGGTCAAAGGGTTGGAGATCAAGGGTAACTTCACCTACATGTTCAACACCCAGCACAACCTCAACCGTCAGGTCAATACCGAATACTCGCAGTATCCGGGCGAAGTGCAAACCCTCTCGACGGGCAGCCGCTTCCAAGACAAGCTCTACGAAAAGACCATGATGCACAACTACTATCAGGCCAACGTCTACGCCACCTACGCACACACGTGGAACGAGAAGCACAACTTCAAGGCGATGGCCGGTTTCAACTGGGAGACCAAGTACCTCAAAGACGTATCGGCCACGGGCTACAACCTGCTCTCCGAAACGCTGATGGACCTCAATCTGGTGGGACAGGACGCCGACGGCAACGAACGCATGGAGGTCGGCGGCGGCCAGAACGAATACGCCCTGATGGGCTTCTTCGGCCGTCTGAACTACGATTACAAAGGCAAATACCTCGTGGAGGTGAGCGGCCGCTACGACGGCACGTCGCGCTTCAAGCGCGGTCACCGCTGGGGTTTCTTCCCCTCGTTCTCGCTCGGATGGCGCATCTCGGAAGAGCCTTTCTTCGAGGGCATCCGCGAAAAATTCAACAACTTCAAGATCAGGTATTCGTACGGACAGCTGGGTAACCAGAACGTAGGCTACTACGACTATATCCGCAAAATCTCGATCGGCAACCAGAACTATTTGTTCGGCGGCGACAAACCCACGACGGCCACCATTTCGGCCCCCGTGGCCTCGAACCTCTCGTGGGAAACCTCGATCCACAACAATCTGGGCGTAGACATGAGCTTCCTGAACAACCGTCTGGCTTTCAGCGCCGACTTCTACATCCGCGATACGAAGGACATGCTGACCTCCGGCGTCGCCCTGCCGAGCGTCTACGGCGCCGATTCGCCCAAGATGAACAGCGCCGACCTGCGCACCAAGGGTTACGAGCTCTCGCTCAGCTGGCGCGACGAGTTCCAGCTTCTGCGCCGGCCGTTCACTTACAGCGTGACGGTTACCTTCAACGACTACGTGACCGACATCACCAAATACGACAACCCCGACCGCACGTTCGCCAAGTCCTACTACGAAGGTATGCGCTGGGGTGAGATCTGGGGCTACCGCATCGGCGGACTCTTCGCCACGGACGCCGAGGCTGCCGGCTATGCCGTCGATCAGACCGCCGTCAACAACCGGATCAACGCTGCGGCCGGCTCGGAACGCGGCCTGCACGCCGGCGACCTGAAATTCCTCGATCTGGACGGCGACAACGTGATCTCCATCGGCAAGAACACGGTCGACGATCCGGGCGACCGGGAGATCATCGGCAACAGCCAGCCGCGGTTCCATTACGGCACGACGCTGAGCATGTCGTGGGCGGGCATCGACTTTTCGATCTTCTTTCAGGGCATCGGACGCCGCCACTGGTATCCCAAAGCCAATACGATCGCCTTCTGGGGACCCTATGCCCGTCCGTATGCGAGCTGGATTCCCAAAGACTTCCACGAAATGTATTGGAGCGAAGAGAATCCCGACGCCTATTTCCCCCGTCCGCGCGGCTATGTAGCCCTTTCAGGCACCAACCGCGAGCTGACGGCCGTCAACGACCGCTATATGCAGAACATCCGCTACTGCCGTCTGAAGAACCTCACGATAGGCTACACGCTGCCTAAGAAATGGACCCGCAAAGTGTTGATCGAAAACCTTCGCGTCTACTTCACGGGAGAGAATCTCGCCACATGGTCGCCCATCCACTCGGACTATATCGATCCCGAAATGGCCGCCATGAACGACGAGATGCGCACCTATCCGTGGCAGAAGACCTACATGTTCGGCGTGGATGTCACATTCTAA
- a CDS encoding DUF3873 domain-containing protein yields the protein MTTRMTINGVSTCAEAGTEKYERFQSGIGRRRRTLVQYDYRHPIDRELFSCVKPTLDECRAARDKWLNAKKGKEDRL from the coding sequence ATGACAACACGAATGACCATCAACGGAGTAAGCACCTGCGCGGAAGCAGGTACGGAGAAATACGAGCGTTTCCAATCGGGTATCGGAAGACGCAGGCGGACACTTGTGCAGTACGACTACCGCCACCCCATAGACAGAGAATTGTTCTCTTGTGTCAAACCCACGTTGGACGAGTGCCGAGCCGCACGGGACAAGTGGCTGAACGCAAAGAAGGGAAAGGAGGACAGACTATGA
- a CDS encoding DUF6956 domain-containing protein has translation MNTTYQTLIVKFSEPITALDGIFDDTGAWGTDTLKGWIDDYESTRFTATDSHTAVITSEYNMECVKEWLQRQTPISEMREF, from the coding sequence ATGAACACGACCTATCAAACGCTGATAGTCAAGTTCAGCGAACCTATCACGGCATTGGACGGTATCTTTGACGATACCGGAGCGTGGGGAACGGACACCCTCAAGGGGTGGATAGATGATTACGAAAGCACACGTTTCACCGCCACCGACAGCCATACGGCAGTCATCACGAGCGAGTACAATATGGAATGTGTGAAAGAGTGGCTACAACGGCAGACCCCCATTTCCGAAATGCGAGAATTTTGA
- the ltrA gene encoding group II intron reverse transcriptase/maturase: MITRVVHPFNLQRALEHVIANKGSAGVDGVSIRELRKVFSEKKLQLIEAIKQGNYQVQPILGIEIPKGNGKTRLLGVPTTTERVLQQALAQTIAPLFEPEFSNYSYGFRPHKNARQAVGQSRDYIHSGLNHIVDIDLKNFFDEVDHCLLLNLIYQKVKCKATMQLIRKWLRAPIKINGKLRKRRKGVPQGSPLSPLLSNILLHQLDKEMTRRGHKFVRYADDFSIYCKSHNQAKATRVVIEKFLKNKLKLTINEEKSGIRKPIHFTILGFGFVPTYEKGSKNQYQLIVSEKAWKKLKERLKTITRKTTPATFEERIAKIKEVQRGWLNYFQGTSILGKLRDLDGWLRNRLRYCIWHHWKKPERKRKNLIRLGVDQDHAYAWSRTRKGGWAIAQSPILGTTITLQRLKKRGYVSLTELHLQLNPSLCEPPST; encoded by the coding sequence ATGATAACAAGAGTAGTACATCCGTTTAATCTTCAAAGAGCATTGGAACACGTGATTGCCAATAAAGGTAGTGCGGGTGTTGATGGTGTTTCTATAAGAGAGCTCCGCAAGGTGTTTTCTGAAAAGAAACTACAACTGATTGAAGCAATCAAACAAGGCAACTATCAAGTACAACCCATTTTAGGTATTGAAATTCCGAAAGGAAATGGGAAAACTCGATTATTGGGTGTTCCCACCACTACAGAACGTGTGTTGCAACAAGCCTTAGCACAAACTATTGCACCACTTTTTGAGCCCGAATTTAGTAATTACAGCTATGGATTTAGACCTCACAAGAATGCCCGACAAGCCGTTGGACAATCTCGGGATTACATCCATTCAGGATTAAACCACATTGTGGATATTGACCTGAAAAACTTCTTTGATGAAGTTGACCACTGTTTATTACTGAATTTAATCTATCAAAAAGTGAAATGCAAAGCTACCATGCAACTCATACGCAAATGGCTCAGAGCACCTATTAAAATCAACGGAAAGCTACGAAAGAGAAGAAAAGGCGTTCCGCAAGGAAGCCCTTTAAGTCCATTATTGTCGAACATTTTACTACATCAACTGGATAAGGAAATGACTCGAAGAGGACACAAATTTGTACGTTATGCGGATGATTTTAGTATTTATTGCAAAAGCCACAATCAAGCCAAGGCAACAAGAGTGGTAATTGAAAAGTTTTTGAAAAACAAACTCAAATTAACTATAAATGAAGAAAAGAGTGGTATCAGAAAACCAATCCACTTCACAATTTTGGGTTTCGGATTCGTACCTACGTACGAGAAAGGAAGTAAAAATCAATACCAACTTATTGTATCGGAAAAAGCATGGAAGAAACTAAAAGAACGACTTAAAACAATCACCCGAAAAACCACACCAGCCACATTTGAAGAGCGTATTGCCAAGATAAAAGAAGTGCAACGCGGATGGTTGAACTATTTCCAAGGCACGAGTATTTTGGGCAAATTACGAGATTTAGATGGTTGGCTTCGCAACCGACTGCGCTATTGCATTTGGCATCATTGGAAAAAACCCGAAAGGAAAAGGAAAAACCTGATTCGATTAGGTGTAGACCAAGACCATGCCTACGCTTGGAGCAGAACACGGAAAGGCGGTTGGGCAATAGCACAAAGTCCTATTCTAGGCACTACCATTACTTTACAACGCTTGAAGAAAAGAGGATATGTTTCCTTAACTGAATTACATTTACAACTTAACCCATCTCTTTGCGAACCGCCGAGTACGTGA
- a CDS encoding excinuclease ABC subunit UvrA: MEMKKTPNEIRIRGARVHNLKNVDVNIPLHGIVGIAGVSGSGKSSLALGVLYAEGSRRYLEALSTYTRRRMTQAPKAQVDEIAYVPAAIALHQRPGVPGIRSTFGTGTELLNSLRLMFSRLASHRCPNCGHYHAPTLAVAAEKELVCANCGHRFYAPGAEELAFNSGGACRRCGGTGTVMTVDRATLVPDESKTIDEGAVAPWNSLMWSLMTDVCRAMGVRTDVPFSELTPAERAIVFDGPAEKRHILYKAKNSNQAGELDFTYYNAVYTVENALAKVTDEKGMKRVEKFLRQDVCPACGGTRLSDEARAPRLRGIGLDEACRMTLAECVGWVRGVPASLPEEMRPMGESICESFLAASRRLLDLGLGYLALDRAASTLSTGERQRMQLARAVRNRTTGVMYVLDEPSIGLHPANIAGLTGVMDDLVADGNTVVLVDHDTQILSHADHIVEMGPGAGADGGRVIAQGTVGEIERSPASRIGPFLAGKVESRVLPVVPEGELFAQGAIRLSTSEIHTVKPLEVVIPKGRLTVVTGVSGSGKTTLILESLVPALEAAIAGTPLPPHVKNIDASGIEHVKLIDSTPIGANVRSTVATYADIHDELRKIFARTPDARAAGYKAGDFSYNTGRLRCPVCDGTGTVSLDVQFLPDVDIPCPECRGSRYAKPAGRIACTVGNGRSFTLPQVMETDVAHAAELCAGFKSVAPRLATLSDLGLGYLTLGEATPSLSGGEAQRLKLASEMGRRQSDSLFVFDEPTIGLHPLDVRTLLEVFRHLLSAGATLVVIEHDLDMIRNADYIVDLGPGGGADGGRIVATGTPEAVAANKESITGQYLY; this comes from the coding sequence ATGGAGATGAAGAAAACACCGAACGAAATAAGAATCCGCGGTGCGCGCGTCCACAACCTCAAAAACGTGGATGTAAATATTCCGCTCCACGGCATCGTCGGCATCGCCGGCGTGTCGGGATCGGGCAAATCGTCGCTGGCGCTCGGGGTGCTCTACGCCGAAGGGTCGCGGCGCTATCTGGAGGCGTTGTCCACCTATACGCGCCGGCGCATGACGCAGGCTCCCAAGGCGCAGGTCGATGAAATAGCATATGTTCCCGCCGCCATCGCACTCCACCAGCGGCCAGGCGTGCCGGGTATCCGCAGCACCTTCGGCACCGGCACCGAGCTGCTCAACAGCCTGCGGCTTATGTTCTCGCGCCTGGCTTCGCACCGCTGTCCGAACTGCGGGCATTACCATGCGCCGACGCTGGCCGTCGCGGCCGAGAAGGAGCTCGTCTGCGCGAACTGCGGCCATCGGTTCTATGCGCCCGGGGCCGAGGAGCTCGCGTTCAACAGCGGCGGAGCATGTCGCCGGTGCGGCGGTACGGGTACGGTCATGACCGTAGACCGTGCGACGCTCGTGCCCGACGAATCGAAGACGATCGACGAAGGGGCCGTGGCTCCGTGGAACAGCCTGATGTGGTCGCTCATGACCGACGTGTGCCGGGCGATGGGCGTGCGTACCGACGTGCCGTTCAGCGAGCTGACGCCTGCCGAGCGCGCCATCGTCTTCGACGGACCGGCCGAAAAGAGACATATCCTCTACAAAGCCAAAAATTCCAATCAGGCGGGAGAGCTCGATTTCACCTACTACAACGCCGTCTATACGGTCGAGAATGCGCTCGCCAAAGTGACCGACGAGAAGGGCATGAAGCGCGTGGAGAAGTTCCTGCGTCAGGACGTCTGTCCGGCTTGCGGCGGCACGCGACTCTCCGACGAGGCCCGGGCGCCGCGGCTTCGCGGCATCGGGCTGGACGAGGCGTGCCGCATGACGCTCGCGGAGTGCGTCGGGTGGGTGCGCGGCGTCCCCGCTTCGCTGCCGGAGGAGATGCGCCCCATGGGCGAGAGCATCTGCGAGTCGTTCCTCGCCGCTTCGCGCCGTCTGCTGGACTTGGGGTTGGGATACCTCGCGCTCGATCGGGCGGCTTCGACCCTATCCACCGGCGAGCGGCAGCGTATGCAGCTGGCCCGCGCAGTGCGCAACCGTACTACGGGCGTGATGTATGTGCTCGACGAACCCTCCATCGGCCTTCATCCGGCCAACATCGCAGGTCTCACGGGTGTTATGGACGACCTGGTCGCCGACGGAAACACCGTCGTGCTGGTCGACCACGACACGCAGATACTGAGCCATGCCGACCATATCGTCGAGATGGGCCCCGGAGCGGGGGCCGACGGCGGAAGGGTCATTGCGCAGGGGACGGTCGGGGAGATCGAACGCAGTCCGGCGTCGCGCATCGGCCCGTTTCTGGCAGGCAAGGTCGAATCCCGCGTGCTGCCCGTCGTGCCGGAAGGCGAACTCTTCGCACAAGGGGCGATCCGCCTCTCCACCTCCGAGATTCACACCGTAAAACCGCTCGAAGTCGTCATTCCCAAAGGCCGCCTCACGGTGGTGACGGGCGTATCGGGGTCTGGCAAAACCACGCTGATTCTCGAAAGCCTCGTTCCGGCGCTCGAAGCGGCGATAGCGGGCACGCCGCTGCCACCCCATGTGAAAAATATCGATGCGTCGGGTATCGAACACGTCAAGCTTATCGATTCGACACCCATCGGTGCCAACGTGCGCTCCACGGTGGCTACTTACGCCGATATTCACGACGAGCTGCGCAAGATCTTCGCCCGCACGCCCGATGCCCGGGCCGCCGGTTACAAGGCGGGCGACTTCTCCTACAACACCGGACGGCTGCGTTGCCCCGTGTGCGACGGCACTGGCACGGTCAGCCTCGACGTGCAGTTCCTGCCCGACGTCGATATTCCGTGTCCCGAATGCCGCGGCTCGCGCTATGCGAAACCTGCGGGACGAATCGCCTGTACGGTCGGGAACGGCCGTTCGTTCACGCTGCCGCAGGTCATGGAGACCGACGTGGCCCATGCAGCGGAGTTGTGCGCCGGATTCAAGAGCGTCGCACCGCGGCTTGCGACGCTGAGCGACCTCGGGTTGGGCTACCTCACCCTCGGCGAAGCCACGCCCAGTCTCTCGGGCGGCGAGGCGCAGCGGCTGAAACTCGCCTCGGAGATGGGACGCCGGCAAAGCGACTCGCTCTTCGTTTTCGACGAGCCCACCATCGGGCTCCACCCGCTCGACGTCAGGACATTGCTCGAAGTCTTCCGGCATCTGCTTTCGGCAGGGGCTACCCTGGTCGTCATCGAACACGATCTGGACATGATACGCAACGCCGACTACATCGTCGACCTCGGCCCGGGCGGAGGAGCCGACGGCGGACGTATCGTCGCGACGGGCACTCCCGAAGCGGTAGCCGCCAATAAGGAAAGCATAACAGGACAATATCTGTATTGA
- a CDS encoding PcfJ domain-containing protein gives MKPKTKIQKEVARLSANLRPISATQIDWAYRHCVEHIGYRTKKGNITCSDCGHEWHSDSGLCDTLEGCTCPKCHAELKVQDTRRRIYKETQNFSVITTCKGYQVIRVAQVRCESRKGEPMRFYCHEVVQRWISPDGKVTDMALLRGFLFCYCDVWALGSDMEVRPHNSLYDDVVARSCAYPKMRILPQLRRNGFKGDFHGISPVRLFKALLSDPRIETLMKGGEIEVMKHFLFNTRTADECWASYLIAKRHKYQIDNLSMWCDYLRMLKKLGQDLRNPKNICPEDFMAAHDNATRKIEAIHEKERAAEQRRWEIERREREQQRQLQRKKDAEDFIANKSKFFGLVITDEEIIVKVLESIDEYYNEGKTQGICVFGSGYYKKADTLILSARIGDEIIETVEVDLRTLEVVQCHGKHNQDTEYHERIIDLVNKNANLIRERMKAA, from the coding sequence ATGAAACCGAAGACCAAGATACAGAAAGAGGTGGCAAGACTTTCCGCCAACCTTCGCCCCATATCAGCGACACAAATAGATTGGGCATACCGCCACTGCGTTGAGCATATCGGCTACCGCACCAAGAAAGGGAACATCACCTGTTCCGACTGCGGTCACGAGTGGCACAGCGACAGCGGACTATGCGACACCCTTGAAGGCTGCACCTGCCCCAAATGCCATGCCGAACTCAAAGTGCAGGACACACGCAGACGCATCTACAAGGAAACGCAGAATTTCAGCGTGATAACCACCTGCAAAGGGTATCAGGTAATCCGCGTGGCGCAGGTCAGATGCGAGAGCAGGAAAGGCGAACCGATGCGTTTCTACTGCCACGAGGTCGTGCAGCGTTGGATTTCACCCGACGGCAAGGTTACGGACATGGCGTTGCTCCGTGGCTTCCTTTTCTGCTATTGCGATGTGTGGGCATTAGGCAGCGATATGGAGGTAAGACCGCACAACAGCCTATACGATGATGTGGTGGCAAGAAGCTGTGCATATCCAAAGATGAGGATATTGCCCCAACTCAGACGTAACGGCTTCAAGGGCGATTTCCACGGCATCTCCCCCGTGCGTCTTTTCAAAGCCTTGCTTTCAGACCCAAGAATTGAAACCCTTATGAAAGGCGGTGAGATTGAGGTCATGAAACACTTTCTTTTCAATACCCGTACTGCCGATGAATGTTGGGCATCATATCTGATTGCCAAGCGTCACAAGTATCAGATAGACAACCTCTCAATGTGGTGCGACTATCTGCGTATGCTCAAAAAACTCGGTCAAGACCTCCGTAACCCGAAGAACATCTGTCCCGAAGATTTCATGGCGGCACACGACAACGCAACCCGAAAAATTGAAGCCATACACGAGAAGGAAAGAGCCGCAGAGCAACGCCGTTGGGAGATTGAAAGGCGTGAGCGTGAGCAACAGCGACAACTCCAACGAAAGAAAGATGCGGAGGATTTCATCGCCAACAAATCCAAATTCTTCGGCTTGGTAATCACGGACGAGGAAATAATCGTCAAGGTGCTTGAAAGCATAGACGAGTATTACAACGAGGGCAAGACGCAGGGCATCTGCGTGTTTGGCAGTGGATACTACAAGAAAGCCGACACCCTCATACTATCGGCAAGGATTGGCGATGAGATTATTGAAACCGTAGAGGTGGACTTGCGAACCCTCGAAGTGGTGCAGTGCCACGGCAAGCACAACCAGGACACCGAATATCACGAGCGCATCATAGACCTTGTGAACAAGAACGCCAACCTTATCCGTGAGCGGATGAAAGCGGCATAG